Proteins co-encoded in one Ziziphus jujuba cultivar Dongzao chromosome 9, ASM3175591v1 genomic window:
- the LOC107411188 gene encoding probable carboxylesterase 12 gives MNDEIVHDLYLIKVYKDGRVERSTDEDTIPPSLDHKTGVQSADLVVSAETGLSVRLYIPKTAINTPQKLPLLVYFHGGAFCIGSAFSPSCHNYINSIVGSANIVAVSVNYRRAPENPIPAAYDDSWDVVKWVASHLEGKGQSEWLNSNADLNRVFFAGDSAGANISHNMATWLGLSSSEEVVGRIKLKGIVLVHPYFSGKEPIGSEVDTPEMKVFMDAFWSLASPASTDGLDDPLINPEKDPNLGRLGCERVLVCLAENDFLKERGCYYVESLRKSGWNGVVEVMEAKDEIHVFHLQKPGCENAIAMRQRIISFISQQD, from the coding sequence ATGAATGACGAAATTGTCCATGATCTTTACCTCATCAAAGTATACAAAGATGGCCGAGTAGAGCGATCCACAGACGAAGACACCATCCCACCATCTCTCGATCACAAAACCGGTGTTCAATCCGCAGACCTCGTCGTCTCTGCCGAAACAGGCTTATCCGTTAGGCTCTACATCCCTAAAACCGCCATTAACACACCTCAAAAACTTCCTCTTCTCGTTTACTTTCATGGAGGAGCTTTCTGCATCGGATCAGCCTTCTCTCCAAGCTGCCACAACTACATCAACTCCATAGTTGGCTCGGCAAACATCGTCGCCGTCTCCGTAAACTACAGGAGAGCACCAGAGAACCCTATTCCAGCTGCTTACGACGATTCATGGGATGTCGTTAAATGGGTAGCCTCTCATTTAGAAGGGAAAGGCCAATCCGAGTGGCTGAATTCCAACGCGGATTTAAACCGGGTTTTTTTCGCCGGAGACAGCGCCGGAGCTAACATTTCCCATAACATGGCCACATGGTTAGGATTATCATCATCAGAGGAAGTGGTGGGTAGAATTAAGCTTAAAGGGATCGTTTTGGTGCATCCGTATTTCTCGGGTAAAGAACCGATTGGATCCGAGGTGGATACTCCGGAAATGAAAGTTTTCATGGATGCTTTTTGGAGTTTGGCGAGCCCAGCATCGACGGATGGGTTGGATGACCCGCTTATAAACCCGGAGAAGGATCCGAATCTGGGGAGGTTGGGGTGTGAGAGAGTTCTGGTTTGTTTAGCGGAGAATGATTTCTTGAAGGAGAGAGGATGTTATTACGTTGAGTCACtcagaaagagtggatggaatGGTGTTGTGGAGGTGATGGAAGCCAAGGATGAAATCCATGTCTTCCATTTGCAAAAACCCGGTTGTGAAAATGCCATTGCCATGCGACAAagaataatttcttttatttctcagcaggattaa
- the LOC107411187 gene encoding probable carboxylesterase 13, whose amino-acid sequence HSINKKIALAGLFLSPSTKTKSSIFILSKINQNFILRFFRFVYPYLNPSISEEIAQDLSPLIIVYKDGQVKRLTGTDIIPPSLDMKTSVQSTDVFICSETGLSARLYIPSSAINTSQKLPLLIYFHGGGFVAETPFCATYHNYVNSLVAVANIVVVSVNYRLAPEDPIPAAYDDSWTAVKWVSSHSQGKGPSEWVNSNADFARVFFAGDSAGANIANNMAIRIGLLSDDDEEVVSIKLNGIVMVHPYFCGKDFIGNEPNNPAEKAWHDAVWHLACPSSSSGSDDPLINPAKDPNLGKVGCGRVLVCIAEKDGLRDRGLYYSELLGKKSGWKGVLEVMEAKGEGHVFHLRNPTCENAVLMLHKISTFISH is encoded by the coding sequence CActctatcaataaaaaaattgctcTAGCTggcctctttctctctccctctacAAAAACCAAATCCTCCATATTCATTCTCtccaaaattaatcaaaacttCATATTACGTTTTTTTCGttttgtttatccatatcttaATCCAAGCATAAGTGAAGAAATAGCCCAAGATCTTTCTCCTCTCATTATAGTATATAAAGATGGCCAGGTAAAGCGACTCACCGGCACTGATATCATTCCACCTTCCCTCGATATGAAAACCAGTGTCCAATCCACAGACGTTTTTATCTGCTCCGAAACAGGATTATCTGCAAGGCTCTACATCCCCAGTTCCGCCATTAACACATCCCAAAAGCTTCCTCTTCTCATATACTTCCACGGAGGTGGTTTCGTCGCCGAAACCCCCTTCTGCGCCACTTACCACAATTACGTCAACTCTTTAGTTGCCGTAGCAAATATCGTGGTGGTCTCCGTGAATTACAGGTTAGCCCCCGAGGACCCTATTCCTGCTGCGTACGACGACTCCTGGACTGCCGTTAAGTGGGTCTCTTCTCATTCCCAAGGGAAAGGTCCGTCGGAGTGGGTGAATTCCAACGCAGACTTCGCGAGGGTGTTCTTCGCCGGAGACAGCGCGGGAGCGAACATCGCGAATAACATGGCCATACGAATTGGATTATTATCAGATGATGATGAGGAAGTGGTTAGCATTAAGCTTAACGGGATTGTTATGGTGCATCCATATTTCTGTGGCAAAGATTTCATCGGGAATGAGCCAAATAATCCAGCAGAAAAAGCTTGGCATGATGCTGTTTGGCATCTGGCATGCCCTTCATCGAGTAGTGGGTCGGATGACCCGCTTATAAACCCGGCCAAGGATCCTAATCTTGGGAAAGTAGGATGTGGGAGAGTGCTGGTTTGTATTGCTGAGAAAGACGGGCTGAGGGACAGAGGGTTGTATTACAGCGAGTTGCTGGGGAAGAAGAGTGGGTGGAAAGGGGTTTTGGAGGTGATGGAAGCCAAGGGAGAGGGACATGTCTTCCATTTGCGCAACCCAACTTGTGAAAATGCCGTACTCATGCTTCACAAAATCTCTACATTCATTTCTCACTGA